The Topomyia yanbarensis strain Yona2022 unplaced genomic scaffold, ASM3024719v1 HiC_scaffold_260, whole genome shotgun sequence genomic interval gggcaccagtgaaccggaagctaggCTCCACTCAGAATCGCTGAACAGACCTcaacacctactggctggcccgttgagtaggctaggcccaccgccggggactagatcgagtagatcgggacgaaacgGGAAGttaaatgactcacggaaacgaacttcggtatcgggagcaatctaccgccggggaactcACAGTTGGATATATTCATCGCCGTGGTCTATTCGACTATATCGGGTCAaaaatgggagctaattggctcacgaaacaaacatcgGCACCGAAAGAAATTTCGCCAGCAGAAAACTCTCATatgattttcgattgattgacaccggtgtagtggattgcactggttttgcactttctagcagaagtgtcaatggaacatacccagttttctgcacttctgctagaaagtgcaaaaacggtgcagtttcagtgcactccactacaccggtgtcaatcaatcgaaaaccccatcaGTCTGAGTAGGGTAGTTCaccgccggataatatccgagtagatttCGATAAAGCTGAGGGGTAAATGACTCAAGGAAGCAGTTATCGATgccgggagaaattcctccgtcggggaactttcagtcggagtagggtgagtccaccgttggggactatccgagcagatcgtgataaggctgggAGCTAAATAACTCACCGGAACAGGAGTTAAATGGCACATGGGATCAGCATCTAAATGGTTCACTGGGACTAAATGGTGACGCAATAGaagacaagaagcaagagaagagaGTTTATTCAGAACTCAAAGGTCAAACCATTTCATggaccaagtgaggctccgagacaGAGCAGAATAAAGCAGAAGTTCTCGCTCATGAAAACGGGTCTTAATATCACGAGAAATTCTACTTCCAGGAAATTCATAGTCGGAGTAGTATAGTTCCATCGCCGGGAAATATCCGAGTACATCGCAACAAAGCTCAGatctaaatggctcacgaaacGGTCGTCGGTACCGAGAGGAATTccgctgccggggaactctcagtcggagaaATACCTTATCGGACAGACCTATTTTGCCTTATCGAGCTTAAACATAGGTGGGACCGTGAAAATTTTCGAATAAGAGCTTAAATCAATATCCGGAttcctattctcacagtcacgtctcCTTGTGACTAGAAGAAACTTTCCTTCTAGATCCGCTATCCCAGTAAACAAACTGTGCATAACTAGACTCGCTGTTGTCCATTCACCCACAAGAATCTTTTTATTTGTAAAGAAAATACGCCATTATCggttaatattttatttatatatacACATGGGTCTATAATAACAATGAACACTCACGATCGGGAACAGTTTTGATATGATTACATCGTAGTTAACTTAAGGTCGTGAATAGCTTGGTGGGTGAATTGTTTAGCTAATCTAGGCTGAGAGAAGTATCCTTCTTTAATAACATCACTGGATCAAAAGAAAACAGCGTGGGCAAGAGTGAGATAGACGCTTAGCAGCTCTAACCTATAGATCTATCCATCTATCTTATCGTGTCAGAGCTGCAAAACAATTTGGTCATTTTGCAAAGCTAGAGTGCGAGATAACAATTTTATTATGCTTCCACTGGAGGATACAATTTATTCGGCACACATATCAGGAAGCTCGACAACAGTTACACCGATAAGGAACTTGTATAAGTTTGCATCGTGATTCACTGATGGGTAACTTCACCAGTTGCATCATAATAGCCGTTGATATTGATAACATTGATAAACTCGTGAATCTCCTTCTGATAACCGCGATCGTACATTTTGTTCCCCAGATAGATCGTATACTTGATCAGCTTCTCGAAATCACTCTCGTCGGTGAGGATCTGCGCATACTTTGGGTGAATGTAAGCTGAGTTTGGGTTGCTTTTGTCTTGCGGGCGCCATACCTTAGACTTTAGGTGTTTATAGAAACGGAGAACAACCCGGAAGATCTCCTCCATGTTGTTGTAAAATTCAAGACTCTTTTTGCTCAGCAGACACAGAAAAAGAATTCTTTTTATGTAGTTGGTGTGCTTACGGTACAGATCCTCCATTGATTCGGCTGACTCCAGATCCTTGCGGAATGTTTCCCAGGATGCCTGCAGCGCACTGCTTGTGATGTAATTCTTAAGGGCATTGACCAGATGGGACAGTTTGTGCGAGATCAGCTGAACACGACTGTACTGGGGTGAGCTCAGGATTCGTTTGCCGAACTGTCGGTGGGTTTCCTTAAGCAGTTGAAATGATTTACCGAGTACGAAACTAACGCGGCGTACTTTTACCAAATACTTGAAGATATTAGCGTATTGTTCGATGGTTTCCGGATTCAGTATGAGATTTAGAGGCCATTCAACGCGGTAGCTAAGATTTAGCATACTGATCGCGTTCGGATGAAACAGGTCGAAACGTTCGGGAATCTGTTCCACGTTGAACGATAAACGATCAGCGTTTCTGTCGGCACCTGCCGCACTGGAACATAACGCCGAATCTAAAattgtatgcaaagtttgataaTTTAGCAGCTCATCTGGGCTACAAACTTGTTCCAGCAATATGAAGAGGTTGTCGCAGATGTAGCAGGAAAACTCTCCGTCCATCAGTAGAAAGTAGTTACGAAGGCTTTCAAAGTGCCCCAAGATATCCAGGTCGTTCAAACACATTTTCATAATTTCACTGTTCACTATCTGCATATGAGCTTTAAGGGGAATCACCAGGGAACTCTGGAGGAAGCGGGTTACAGTTAACACATCGACACTTCGTAGTTCGCTATCTAGTTGACGAAGCTCGGAGAGGCTACCAACTTCATTGTTCATACTAGCCAACTCACAAAGATTCAAATCTCGCCTCTTCAAAGCTTCCACAAAGTCTTTGTAGATCTCATCCTCGTCGTAGCTGTTGTCAGTATCAAGCTTTAGAATGGAACAACTTTTTCGCACTTCAGGAAACTCGAATCCTTGTTTTGCATGGAGACCAGCCGTATTCAGGGCACTTTCTGGGGTCTCCTGTGCTAAAAGTGCCGTATCCGGAACACCGAACCGACTTTCGTTGAACTGCTCCTGTGCAATAGCTGTGTTCAGCTTTAGCGAGCCACATTCCGATCCAAGCGTGTTAGCGTTGATGTCTTGACACACTCCATTCACCACAATCAACGGCAACTGAAGATCTTCACTGACCGTGTCGCTATCGACAGACATCGGCGTGTCGACAAAATTCTGCGCTCCGGTCAAAATATCATACTCGCATTCTAGGATTCGTCTACGGTTTCTAGCTCGATCCGAGTCCAAATTCAAATACATATCCGGTTTCCGGTCTCGCTGTGAACCGCGACTATGATCGTTAACAATTACGTTGTATTCCTGGCTCATTATTTTCATGCGGTTCCTCTCCAGATCGGTCAGCTCTCGAGTAGCTTCCATCTCGGCGATCTGTTGCCTATTGGTAAAATCACTAATCAAAATCTTTTGACGATTGCGATGTCGATCCTCCGTTTGGTTGCTATTAAGGTCTGTTTGCTCAACCGGGGCCTCGTCCACAACACAGTTAAATTCCTGCGAAAGAATTTTGATTCGGTTTCGTTGGGCTTCCGTCAATTGGCGAATTCCGGCAGAAGCTGTTTCCTTGATTGCCTCTATATTGGCGTTCTCATGATCTTCCGTCAAATAGTTTCCCAGGTTAGATCCTAAAACCTTCTGTTTGTTTCTCTCAAACTCACTAActacatcgttacagttcaCCAGATCACTTTCCCCGATCTCTGCATTCTCCACGATCGTGGTTTCATCTTCTTCCTCATTAGACAAATC includes:
- the LOC131695056 gene encoding uncharacterized protein LOC131695056, coding for REICGPPVSVQQLYEQKERKREEFLRLVEEKFRRSMTQWRLDQDVEAEELRQKKKRQREELLDQLNEIRESKLAARKQEIAQEARFQEERLELENRQLLAENLERKKVVEGYKELNRMMEEKRNRAEAEVNRLQVELAGSGVETVDIMGDSENEFESCVGGSTTEDESASYYEDAQRSPLSDRRDDLSNEEEDETTIVENAEIGESDLVNCNDVVSEFERNKQKVLGSNLGNYLTEDHENANIEAIKETASAGIRQLTEAQRNRIKILSQEFNCVVDEAPVEQTDLNSNQTEDRHRNRQKILISDFTNRQQIAEMEATRELTDLERNRMKIMSQEYNVIVNDHSRGSQRDRKPDMYLNLDSDRARNRRRILECEYDILTGAQNFVDTPMSVDSDTVSEDLQLPLIVVNGVCQDINANTLGSECGSLKLNTAIAQEQFNESRFGVPDTALLAQETPESALNTAGLHAKQGFEFPEVRKSCSILKLDTDNSYDEDEIYKDFVEALKRRDLNLCELASMNNEVGSLSELRQLDSELRSVDVLTVTRFLQSSLVIPLKAHMQIVNSEIMKMCLNDLDILGHFESLRNYFLLMDGEFSCYICDNLFILLEQVCSPDELLNYQTLHTILDSALCSSAAGADRNADRLSFNVEQIPERFDLFHPNAISMLNLSYRVEWPLNLILNPETIEQYANIFKYLVKVRRVSFVLGKSFQLLKETHRQFGKRILSSPQYSRVQLISHKLSHLVNALKNYITSSALQASWETFRKDLESAESMEDLYRKHTNYIKRILFLCLLSKKSLEFYNNMEEIFRVVLRFYKHLKSKVWRPQDKSNPNSAYIHPKYAQILTDESDFEKLIKYTIYLGNKMYDRGYQKEIHEFINVININGYYDATGEVTHQ